The Amycolatopsis coloradensis sequence CTGACGGGCCGGGCAGGCTCGGGATCGGCATCGGCTGGCGGCACGAGCTGGACCTGTCGATCGCACGGCTGCCCGGCGTCGACTGGGTCGAGGTCGTCGCCGAGAACCTGCACGCCGGGCATCTGCCGGAGACCCTGGTCGCTTTGCGCGACAAGGGAATGCCGGTTCTGCCGCACGCGGTGTCGCTCTCGCTGGGCGGGGCCGAACCGCTGGACACCGCGCGCGTCGAGCATCTCGCGGAGGTCACTCGCGAGCTCGGCGCGCCGATGGCCAGCGACCACGTGTGCTTCGTGCGCGCGGGCGGCCTCGACTCGGGTCATCTGATGCCGCTTCCCCGCACCCGGGAAGCGCTCGACGTGCTGGTGGACAACGTCAAACTCGCCCAGTCCATCGTGGAGGCCCCGTTCGCGCTGGAGAACATCGCGGCGGTGCTGGACTGGCCGGACGCGGAGTTCACCGAGTCGGAGTTCCTGCGGGAGCTCACCGACCGGACCGGCTGCCTGCTGATCATCGACGTCGCCAACCTGTACGCCAACGCCCGCAACCTCGGCACCGATCCCGAACGGTTCCTCGACGAGATCCCGTGGGAGCGGCTGGCGTACACGCATATGGCGGGCGGTGTCGAACGCGACGGCGTCTATCACGACACGCACGCTCATCCGGTGGTCCCGGAGGTGCTGGACCTGCTGCGCGAACTGCGGCGCCGCACCGAGCCGCCGGGTGTCCTGCTGGAGCGCGACGACGACTACCCGTCCGACACGGAACTGGCGGCCGAGCTGGCCGCGCTGAGGGAAGCGGTCTCGCCGTGACGTCGCCCCGGGAGCGGCTCGCCTCCCAGCAGGCCGAACTGCTGAAGGCGCTCCTCGCGGGAGGCGACGCCCCGGCGGGCTTCGACGCGGACAGGCTCCGTATCGAGGCGAACGTCTTGCGGAACAAGCAGAGCAGGCTGGTCACCTACTTGCGCCCGGATCTCGCCGAGGCCCTCGGCGACCGGTTCGCCGCGCTGTTCCGCGAGTACGCGACGAGCCATCCGAAGACCGACGCGATCCGCGCGCGGGCCTACGCGGACGCTTTCGGCGCTTGGCTCGTGGACCGCGGCGAGGTACCCAAGCCCCGGGGCCGGTTCACGAGCTGGCTACGCCGCGTTTAGTCCTCTGAATGCGGTCTTCACCAGACCGGACGGTCGCTTCCGGGCACGTGCGTCGCTTCCGTCCACTGTGGATTCGAGCCCGGCAGCGTGCCCGCCATCTTGACCCTGGTGACCCGGCCGAGCTGGCTGTCGGCCTCTTCGAGCCATTCGCCGCCGTCGAAGCCGGTGGGCCCGGATTCCTTGCGCCCCAAAGAGTTCAGCCACTCCCCGGTCCCGGCGAGCGAGGTCCGGACATGTTGACTGCCGCCCTCGGTGGCCGCACGGCGGACGGCGGTCATGATCGCCGCCGCGGTGAGCCAGCCGGTCGCGTGGTCGAGCGCCTGCACCGGAAGCGGTCCCGGGCCGTCGAGCCCGGCCGTCCTGCCGCCCTCGTCGGCGATCCCCGACGCCATCTGCACCAGGCTGTCGAACCCGCGCCTGCGCGCCCAAGGCCCTTCCCAGCCGTAGGCCGACAGGTCCGCGACGACGATGCCCGGCCGGAGCTCGGCGATCGCTTCCGGCGAGAAACCCTTGGCCACCAGCGATCCCGGCCGGAAACCCTGCAGAACGACGTCCGCGCGGGCGATCAGCTTGCGCAGCCGCGAGCGCCCGGCTTCGGTCTCCAGGTCGACGTACGCCGAGAGCTTGCCCATCCCGGTGTCGACGGCCAGCGGCGGCACGGTCGGCAGCTGGGCCGACCCGATGTGCATGACGGTGGCGCCGTGCGCGGCGAGCACGCGGCCCGCGACCGGTCCGGCGATGACGTGGGTCAGGTCCAGGATCCGCACCCCGCCCAGCGGCCGGTCGGACTCGAACAGCCGCACCGGTTCCGACGGCCCGAGCGGCCGGATCTCGGCGACCGGCAACGCCGACGCCGCCTGCCCTTGCTTGTGCGCCAGCCACTCTTCGCGAGAGCGCAGCACAGCGGCCGCGCCGCCGGCGCCGATCACCGCCGACTCGACCTCGTACTTCGACTTGGCCGCGACGACCTTCTCGAACGCCGCCCGGGTCGCGGGCACGCCCAGGCCCCAGCACACGGCGGAGACGTGACGCGGGTAGTTGCAGTGCAGCCGCACCCAGCCGTCGTTCGCCCGGTAGTCGCCGGACAGCGGCGCGCTGAACTGCACCGGTTCCCCGTCGACGCGGATGTACTGCTCGCTGTGGAACGACGCGGCGGCGTGCCGGGTGTCGACCGAGACCTTGCCCGGCTCGATTCCCCGCAGCCGCAACAGTTCCCCGGCGGCCAGCGTCGCCGCGGCGATACTCGTCGCCGCCGCCTCCTCGACCCGGAAGGTGCCGGGCAGCACCGACTCGGGGCCGGTGATCTCGACTGCGTCTTCGGCGAGGGTGTCGCCGGTGAGCGTGGTCCAGACGCGGGTGTCCACTAGGGCAGCAGGGCGATCAGCTCGGCGGGGGCCACCTTCGTCCCGGTGTAGAACGGGATCTCCTCGCGCACGTGGAGCCGCGC is a genomic window containing:
- a CDS encoding DUF692 domain-containing protein yields the protein MAADGPGRLGIGIGWRHELDLSIARLPGVDWVEVVAENLHAGHLPETLVALRDKGMPVLPHAVSLSLGGAEPLDTARVEHLAEVTRELGAPMASDHVCFVRAGGLDSGHLMPLPRTREALDVLVDNVKLAQSIVEAPFALENIAAVLDWPDAEFTESEFLRELTDRTGCLLIIDVANLYANARNLGTDPERFLDEIPWERLAYTHMAGGVERDGVYHDTHAHPVVPEVLDLLRELRRRTEPPGVLLERDDDYPSDTELAAELAALREAVSP
- a CDS encoding CoA transferase; translated protein: MDTRVWTTLTGDTLAEDAVEITGPESVLPGTFRVEEAAATSIAAATLAAGELLRLRGIEPGKVSVDTRHAAASFHSEQYIRVDGEPVQFSAPLSGDYRANDGWVRLHCNYPRHVSAVCWGLGVPATRAAFEKVVAAKSKYEVESAVIGAGGAAAVLRSREEWLAHKQGQAASALPVAEIRPLGPSEPVRLFESDRPLGGVRILDLTHVIAGPVAGRVLAAHGATVMHIGSAQLPTVPPLAVDTGMGKLSAYVDLETEAGRSRLRKLIARADVVLQGFRPGSLVAKGFSPEAIAELRPGIVVADLSAYGWEGPWARRRGFDSLVQMASGIADEGGRTAGLDGPGPLPVQALDHATGWLTAAAIMTAVRRAATEGGSQHVRTSLAGTGEWLNSLGRKESGPTGFDGGEWLEEADSQLGRVTRVKMAGTLPGSNPQWTEATHVPGSDRPVW